The following proteins are encoded in a genomic region of Oncorhynchus masou masou isolate Uvic2021 chromosome 32, UVic_Omas_1.1, whole genome shotgun sequence:
- the LOC135526887 gene encoding LOW QUALITY PROTEIN: retinitis pigmentosa 1-like 1 protein (The sequence of the model RefSeq protein was modified relative to this genomic sequence to represent the inferred CDS: inserted 1 base in 1 codon; deleted 2 bases in 1 codon) — translation MQSAPAGLWDPHGPQSKDVSSLPVHTPSASRLSHVIAAPPAKRITFYKSGDDKFAGVRMAVHKRSFKCFDALLDDLSQKVPLPFGVRTVTTPRGIHSIKHLEQLEDGGCYLCSDRRQAKPINIELAGKRPALWHHNSRRVPQRPAEDPPLPSAPSHTPTRQRRILLVRNSDPAVRRSVILSRRSARSLRVFLEGISEIMQCHVRKLYTLEGRKIDSAQSLMTCPGVLVCVGREPFRPLLLNYVAKQEKLPGLGTRSPGSGARSPDAGARSPRNGQGARSRSSVCSEGHSSKKNVNFGLETKKTIIHPLSDSSNRSTRFSLSSDKSYPNGLSSQGGKEAVLNDDIEKRVLVNKDGSLSVEMRVRFRLHNDERLQWSTEIKKSPPDSLTNDCCPLREAPPCFLQQGQSESCSDPDSASCVVEAANYTPKPPQRSLEEPQSHYACCFQRQEYDLWENPAHIQTSKHSHSRVRHTHSSSSSSSCRSSRLVRRRATHRECSELGRVVHGMVEVCTVSSSCSHSELNLGATDNQGEERPLSSSSHVLQALQDDVDDLPPSVSRCCHSNDPPQALPLTPQPPRPMSTSSRSRKHTPALQGEERGSKPSSRRSSNSCSCCRGEVTPKADEERVDSSLSKASQVSHGSRSPSNRIRIPVAPEEGDDEAEQGGKRAVSVSGGSGGPLGYDPVSCHSQKSHTSKRSQEEEEEERSGRGLSGGSDECGFCQRTNKSNCTHFYQEGRAASLMSHMSLPEEGEDTGTEGEDTGKEGEVEIGEKIEEGEKDERAASVLSAKSFSSVKGRTSRTSQKSKASESLADMEEQMEEPMEREVKEGEVEDGGEQRAASIMSVTSNLSAKSSRSHTSTCSNADGSTKASERASSPRSEPDVAEDTGAAETEERGASVMSAKTNTSANSSRSHKSTKSHNAASSETPEATANETTGEGEEEEVGEKTEERLESSMSVRSNLSAKSRRSCKSTCSKAEQVLSANSPEVPATEPEPTGEDEGEERATISTSVKSNLSAKSSRSHKSTCSRSIRVVSPKPAASETLVNDPADGDAAGTLSAKTNASAKSRRSCKSTGDDEGEEREARAISAKTRASIKFSRTHKSACKAASPKPAACQTPVNDPEEKTEEEKTASALSAKTSASVRSSRSHKSTCSRSVRTPVAKDIPAIETTEGDENGSATAAAGETEERPAGAILDNNNASVKSSRSHKSTCSRSVKAETPVAKDIPAIETTEGDENGSATAAAGETEERPASAILDNNNASVQSSISHKSTCSKAERGPSSNSPEVPATEPESTGDDEGEKRAASATSKSSRSLKSTCSRNVRAETPGTKDIPVITTTGGEETVDDTTAAGDTEERPPSAISAKTSASVKSSRSHKSTCSRRAESQRSQPADVPVIETTGRDKVGEEKERADSVMSAKSNASAMSRKSNRPTCNGSSRAVSPVAQDVPAIKTTGGKERRDKSTVSVKTNRSHKSSSGRRAETPTAEQADVNETTGRDEKGDGTERPASAMSTNYNASAMSSRSHKSTCNSGSARAVSPAPKTGDVPAIETTGVEREGEKTEERPASAMSAKSHISAKSSTSHTSNGSNRSTFLHLKKERGERGVRPAPSTTGNDLETGSGKSAMSTKPKRNADSSTTRPLSTASQANAKSTNQTPPATTETKEESQSHATSRPASTAAHRGDDVRDHVTEKKAPSVHSKSPAKAGGDSRAASFARSTRSKVKVQKASEDDEMPETRASFMQVKGHRVKAQSDTGSVHSVKTSKTDKIGIKGNSKPNWVRPASASLLSQSLSAADLLRGNMAASHLSSPAGSKVRIPDSGKSGKSGSSQRMRKLKQEEAELEELGPLCLPKTSPNDIVSDWLRGIPADSGMDNPEDEMNEGIEETEVKREEGDEKGGETEGQGGEETEEKREPIETTEMEQENTAETGQQEEEEEQENTAEAGQQEEEEEQENMAETGQQEEEEEQENMAETGQQEEEEEQENTAETGQQEEEEEQENTAETGQQEEEEEQENTAETGQQEEEEEQENTAEAGQQEEEEEQENTAETGQQEEEEEQENTAETGQQEEEEEQENTAETGQQEEEEEQENTAEAGQQEEEEEQENMAETGQQEEEEEQENTAEAGQQEEEEEQENMAETGQQEEEEEQENTAETGQQEEEEEQENTAETGQQEEEEEQENTAETGQQEEEEEQENTAETGQQEEEEEQENTAETGQQEEEEEQENTAETGQQEEEEEQENTAETGQQEEEEEQENTAETGQQEEEEEQENTAETGQQEEEEEQENMAETGQQEEEEEQENMAETGQQEEEEEQENTAETGQQEEEEEQENTAETGQQEEEEEQENMAETGQQEEEEEQENMAETGQQEEEEEQENTAETGQQEEEEEQENTAETGQQEEEEEQENTAETGQQDEEVKKAARQPEEEGEVEEEEEESGEEEEEAAAGEKEKKDEEEEERDCHSSVTVMKVLLNPTLGRCSSLPEISPVYGRRLSSSAKGLLDCLAQLQLIDPPPSPAAAPGPDRDQRYQEVMDILESLWLSKPDLEKRKEEGETEEKEKLKDSGVDLSSGSAGSGDIASQVRSSPGEDESPPGTGEMLQTLERLKTPGSPSSSDSTAYKSPTDTETDTPEDTPEDTPNSGTPPSVQQALLTKRVSQDPDPVWVLNLLKKLEKQFMTHYVDAMAELKVRWDLDNSVMLDTMITELRDEVKKRIQMSIDRELRKIRGRAGRXPRPPDMSRESTITDQRRRRLKVMKVQSVNESDGEQGSGDVSDQRSEDEYCPCDACIQKKAEDKAIKMEAVVAKAPVMMAFDLRKILQMKKDPESPAPPSPTEGKNNDKLEEEEEEEQVGNLEVVHEDEEEEETKEDIIPTVIEEDISEKEEEGVTGGEEGEEEGQESHGAESRMGEVEEEIAEEIGAEEQEEDGVVEGTEDEEEEAGEGETGCESAGEDGVEGAETGEGEELVEGEEEEAGEAEAGDQEKAGGDEAGDQEEAAGDEETGVAGETGGEGETGGEGETGGEGETGGEEETGVAGETGGEGETGGEEETGVAGETGGEGETGGEEETGVAGETGGEGETGGEEETGVAGETGGEGETGGEGETGGEGETGGEGETGGEGETGGEGETGGEEEVQLNAVAEFNPENEEGEETEGNKEIALIHQMTRTSVESQQGSMENTDPEPRASDPVSQMCSLTLIEPNETVSDGHQMASAGEGSGGKGQRRSRSPARTKRRKPKENDIELDVLDL, via the exons atTGACAGTGCACAGAGCCTGATGACGTGTccaggtgtgttggtgtgtgtgggtcGAGAGCCCTTCAGACCCCTACTCCTGAACTATGTAGCCAAGCAGGAGAAACTACCTGGACTGGGGACGCG GTCACCTGGCAGTGGGGCCCGGTCTCCCGATGCTGGAGCCCGGTCACCTCGTAATGGTCAGGGAGCTCGATCACGGTCCAGTGTCTGCAGCGAAGGACACAGCAGCAAGAAGAACG tgaactTTGGTCTGGAGACTAAGAAGACCATCATCCATCCTCTCTCAGACTCTTCCAACCGCTCCACCcgcttctctctgtcctctgacaAGTCCTACCCTAATGGCCTCAGCAGCCAAGGTGGCAAGGAGGCGGTGCTTAACGATGACATAGAGAAGCGGGTACTGGTGAACAAAGACGGCAGCCTGTCTGTAGAGATGAGGGTGCGGTTTCGTCTCCATAACGACGAGAGGCTCCAGTGGTCCACAGAGATTAAGAAGTCTCCCCCTGACTCTCTGACCAATGACTGCTGTCCCCTCAGGGAAGCCCCGCCCTGCTTCCTACAG CAAGGTCAATCAGAAAGCTGCTCAGACCCTGACTCCGCCTCCTGTGTTGTTGAAGCTGCCAACTACACCCCCAAGCCTCCACAGCGCTCCCTGGAGGAGCCACAGTCACATTATGCCTGCTGCTTCCAGAGACAGGAGTATGACCTTTGGGAGAACCCCGCCCACATCCAGACTTCTAAGCACTCACACTCCAGGGTTAGGCACACCCACTCCTcaagctcctcctcctcctgccgcTCCAGCAGGTTGGTGAGGAGGCGTGCGACCCACAGGGAGTGCTCAGAGCTCGGAAGGGTTGTCCATGGAATGGTGGAGGTGTGTACAGTCAGCAGCAGCTGCAGCCACAGCGAGCTTAACCTTGGTGCCACAGACAACCAGGGGGAGGAGCGTCCTCTGTCTAGCTCCTCCCATGTGCTCCAAGCACTTCAGGACGATGTGGATGACCTCCCTCCCAGCGTCTCACGCTGCTGCCATAGCAACGACCCCCCACAAGCCCTCCCCTTGACCCCACAGCCTCCCAGACCTATGTCTACTTCCTCCAGGAGCAGAAAACACACCCCTGCcctacagggagaggagagggggagcaaacCCTCCTCCCGGCGTTCTAGTAACTCGTGctcctgctgcagaggagaagtcaCCCCTAAGGCCGACGAGGAGAGAGTGGACAGCTCGTTGTCGAAGGCCAGCCAAGTTTCCCACGGATCCAGATCTCCCTCCAATAGAATCAGGATCCCTGTGGCTccagaggagggagatgatgaAGCTGAGCAGGGTGGGAAGAGGGCAGTCAGCGTCTCCGGTGGCTCAGGGGGTCCATTGG GTTACGACCCTGTGTCCTGCCACTCACAGAAGTCACATACGTCAAAACGATCtcaagaagaagaggaggaggagaggtcagGGAGAGGACTCTCAGGTGGCTCAGATGAGTGTGGATTTTGTCAGAGGACCAACAAGTCCAACTGTACCCACTTCTACCAAGAGGGCCGAGCAGCCAGCCTGATGTCACACATGTCTCTGCCCGAGGAGGGAGAAGATacagggacggagggagaggatacagggaaggagggagaggtagagattgGAGAGAAAATAGAGGAAGGGGAGAAAGACGAGAGAGCAGCCAGTGTCCTCTCAGCCAAATCCTTCTCTTCAGTCAAGGGCAGGACCTCCAGAACCTCCCAGAAGTCTAAGGCTTCAGAATCCCTCGCAGACATGGAGGAACAAATGGAAGAACCGATGGAGCGagaagtgaaagagggagaggtagaagatGGAGGGGAGCAGAGAGCAGCAAGCATTATGTCAGTTACATCTAATCTCTCGGCCAAGTCCAGCAGATCTCATACATCTACCTGTAGCAACGCAGATGGGTCCACCAAAGCTTCAGAGAGGGCATCGTCTCCCAGATCAGAACCAGACGTCGCCGAGGATACAGGAGCAgcggagacagaggagagaggagccagTGTCATGTCAGCTAAAACTAACACTTCAGCAAATTCCAGCAGATCCCATAAGTCTACCAAAAGTCATAATGCTGCCAGCTCTGAAACACCTGAAGCCACTGCTAATGAGACAACAGGTGAAGGTGAAGAGGAAGAAGTGGGcgagaaaacagaggagaggttagagagcTCCATGTCTGTTAGATCTAACCTCTCAGCAAAGTCTCGTAGGTCCTGTAAGTCTACCTGCAGCAAAGCAGAACAGGTCCTTTCCGCCAACTCACCAGAGGTACCAGCTACTGAACCTGAACCTactggagaggatgagggagaggagagagcaacgATCTCCACGTCTGTTAAATCTAACCTCTCAGCCAAGTCCAGCAGGTCTCATAAGTCAACCTGCAGTAGGAGTATTAGAGTTGTTTCTCCAAAACCAGCAGCGAGTGAAACTCTCGTCAACGATCCAGCAGACGGGGATGCAGCGGGTACATTGTCAGCTAAAACCAATGCTTCAGCAAAGTCCCGTAGGTCTTGTAAGTCTACaggagatgatgagggagaggagagagaagcaagAGCCATATCAGCTAAAACGAGGGCTTCTATCAAGTTCAGCAGGACCCACAAGTCTGCCTGTAAAGCTGCCTCTCCGAAGCCAGCCGCATGTCAAACTCCTGTCAACGATCCAGAGGAgaaaacagaggaagagaagacagCGAGTGCATTGTCAGCTAAAACCAGTGCTTCTGTCAGATCTAGCAGGTCTCACAAGTCTACCTGTAGTAGGAGTGTTAGGACACCTGTTGCTAAAGACATCCCTGCTATTGAAACAACAGAGGGAGATGAGaatgggtctgctactgctgctgccggagaaacagaggagagaccaGCAGGCGCCATTTTGGATAACAATAATGCCTCAGTGAAATCCAGCAGGTCTCACAAGTCTACCTGTAGTAGGAGTGTTAAGGCTGAGACACCTGTTGCTAAAGACATCCCTGCTATTGAAACAACAGAGGGAGATGAGaatgggtctgctactgctgctgccggagaaacagaggagagaccaGCGAGCGCCATTTTGGATAACAATAATGCCTCAGTGCAATCCAGCATATCTCACAAGTCTACCTGCAGCAAAGCAGAACGGGGCCCTTCCTCCAACTCACCAGAGGTGCCAGCGACTGAGCCTGAATCTACtggagatgatgagggagagaagagagcagcAAGTGCCACGTCAAAGTCCAGCAGGTCCCTCAAGTCTACCTGCAGTAGGAATGTCAGGGCTGAGACTCCGGGGACTAAAGACATCCCTGTTATTACGacgacagggggagaggagacggtTGACGATACAACTGCTGctggagacacagaggagagaccgCCGAGCGCCATCTCAGCTAAAACCAGTGCTTCAGTCAAGTCCAGCAGGTCTCATAAATCTACCTGCAGCAGGAGGGCTGAGAGTCAAAGATCTCAACCAGCCGATGTCCCTGTTATTGAAACAACAGGAAGAGACAAGGtcggagaggagaaagagagagcagacagtGTCATGTCAGCTAAATCTAACGCTTCAGCAATGTCCCGCAAGTCCAACAGGCCCACCTGTAATGGAAGTAGTAGAGCAGTCTCTCCAGTGGCTCAAGATGTTCCTGCTATCAAGACGACAGGTGGAAAAGAACGGAGAGACAAATCCACCGTCTCTGTCAAGACCAACAGATCTCATAAGTCATCCAGTGGTAGGAGGGCTGAAACTCCAACTGCAGAACAAGCTGATGTTAATGAGACCACCGGAAGGGACGAGAAGggagacgggacagagagaccAGCGAGTGCCATGTCGACAAACTATAATGCTTCAGCAATGTCCAGCAGATCTCACAAGTCCACCTGTAATAGTGGAAGTGCTAGAGCGGTCTCTCCGGCACCTAAAACAGGAGACGTCCCTGCCATTGAAACAACCGGGgttgaaagggagggagagaaaacagaggagagacCAGCTAGCGCCATGTCGGCTAAATCTCACATCTCAGCTAAGTCCAGTACATCTCATACGTCTAATGGTAGTAACAGAAGTACATTTCTGCACCTGAaaaaagagagaggtgagagaggtgttagaCCTGCCCCCAGCACTACAGGAAATGACCTTGAGACAGGCAGTGGGAAATCTGCAATGAGCACAAAACCCAAAAGAAACGCAGATTCCTCCACCACCAGACCCCTCTCCACAGCATCACAGGCCAATGCTAAATCCACCAATCAGACACCGCCTGCCACCACCGAGACCAAAGAGGAGTCTCAAAGTCATGCCACGAGCCGACCTGCCAGCACGGCTGCACACAGAGGTGATGATGTCAGAGATCATGTCACAGAGAAGAAAGCTCCCAGCGTACATTCTAAGAGCCCTGCTAAAGCAGGAGGAGACTCAAGAGCGGCTTCCTTCGCCCGCTCCACCAGGTCAAAGGTGAAAGTTCAGAAGGCCAGCGAGGACGATGAGATGCCAGAGACAAGGGCCTCCTTCATGCAAGTGAAAGGTCACAGGGTCAAAGCTCAGAGTGACACGGGCAGCGTTCACTCCGTGAAAACCTCCAAAACGGATAAGATTGGGATAAAAGGGAATTCCAAGCCAAA CTGGGTACGGCCAGCGTCAGCG AGcctcctctcccagtccctgtctgcAGCTGACCTGCTCAGGGGGAACATGGCCGCCTCGCACCTCTCCAGCCCTGCAGGGTCAAAGGTTAGAATCCCTGATAGTGGGAAGAGTGGGAAGAGTGGGAGTAGCCAGAGGATGAGGAAGCTCAAACAGGAAGAGGCAGAGCTAGAGGAGCTGGGTCCCCTCTGTCTGCCAAAAACCTCACCCAATGACATTGTCAGTGATTGGCTGAGAGGCATCCCTGCTGACAGCGGCATGGATAACCCTGAAGATGAGATGAACGAGGGAATTGAAGAGACAGAAGtaaaaagagaggaaggagatgagaaaggaggggaaacagagggacaaggaggagaggagactgaggagaaACGAGAACCGATTGAAACTACAGAGATGGAGCAGGAGAACACGGCTGAAACAGGACaacaagaagaggaagaggagcaggagaACACGGCTGAAGCAGGACaacaagaagaggaagaggagcaggagaACATGGCTGAAACAGGACaacaagaagaggaagaggagcaggagaACATGGCTGAAACAGGACaacaagaagaggaagaggagcaggagaACACGGCTGAAACAGGACaacaagaagaggaagaggagcaggagaACACGGCTGAAACAGGACaacaagaagaggaagaggagcaggagaACACGGCTGAAACAGGACaacaagaagaggaagaggagcaggagaACACGGCTGAAGCAGGACaacaagaagaggaagaggagcaggagaACACGGCTGAAACAGGACaacaagaagaggaagaggagcaggagaACACGGCTGAAACAGGACaacaagaagaggaagaggagcaggagaACACGGCTGAAACAGGACaacaagaagaggaagaggagcaggagaACACGGCTGAAGCAGGACaacaagaagaggaagaggagcaggagaACATGGCTGAAACAGGACaacaagaagaggaagaggagcaggagaACACGGCTGAAGCAGGACaacaagaagaggaagaggagcaggagaACATGGCTGAAACAGGACaacaagaagaggaagaggagcaggagaACACGGCTGAAACAGGacaacaggaagaggaagaggagcaggagaACACGGCTGAAACAGGACaacaagaagaggaagaggagcaggagaACACGGCTGAAACAGGACaacaagaagaggaagaggagcaggagaACACTGCTGAAACAGGacaacaggaagaggaagaggagcaggagaACACGGCTGAAACAGGACaacaagaagaggaagaggagcaggagaACACGGCTGAAACAGGACaacaagaagaggaagaggagcaggagaACACGGCTGAAACAGGACaacaagaagaggaagaggagcaggagaACACGGCTGAAACAGGACaacaagaagaggaagaggagcaggagaACACGGCTGAAACAGGACaacaagaagaggaagaggagcaggagaACATGGCTGAAACAGGACaacaagaagaggaagaggagcaggagaACATGGCTGAAACAGGACaacaagaagaggaagaggagcaggagaACACGGCTGAAACAGGACaacaagaagaggaagaggagcaggagaACACGGCTGAAACAGGACaacaagaagaggaagaggagcaggagaACATGGCTGAAACAGGACaacaagaagaggaagaggagcaggagaACATGGCTGAAACAGGacaacaggaagaggaagaggagcaggagaACACGGCTGAAACAGGACaacaagaagaggaagaggagcaggagaACACGGCTGAAACAGGACaacaagaagaggaagaggagcaggagaACACGGCTGAAACAGGACAACAGGATGAGGAAGTAAAGAAGGCTGCCCGGCAaccagaggaagagggagaggtggaagaggaggaggaagagagtggagaggaggaggaggaagcagcagcgggggagaaggagaagaaagatgaagaagaagaggagagaga CTGCCACTCATCTGTGACAGTAATGAAGGTTTTACTGAACCCTACACTGGGCCGATGCAGCTCCCTTCCCGAG ATAAGTCCAGTGTACGGACGCAGACTGAGCTCCTCTGCTAAAGGTCTGCTGGACTGTCTGGCCCAGCTGCAGCTCATCGACCCGCCCCCTTCTCCAGCTGCAGCCCCAGGCCCTGACCGGGATCAGCGGTACCAAGAGGTCATGGATATACTAGAGTCACTGTGGCTGTCTAAGCCCGACCtcgagaagaggaaggaggagggagagacagaggagaaggagaagctaAAAGATTCTGGTGTGGACCTGAGCAGCGGCTCAGCAGGGTCTGGGG ACATCGCCAGCCAAGTGCGGAGCAGCCCAGGGGAGGATGAGTCGCCCCCAGGGACAGGTGAGATGCTGCAGACCCTTGAGAGACTCAAAACCCCAGGGAGCCCATCCTCTTCAGACAGCACAGCCTACAAATCccccactgacacagagacagacaccccgGAGGACACCCCTGAGGACACCCCCAACTCAGGGACACCCCCGTCAGTCCAACAAGCGCTGCTCACCAAGCGTGTCTCCCAGGACCCTGACCCGGTCTGGGTTCTCAACCTGCTGAAGAAGCTGGAGAAACAGTTCATGACCCACTACGTGGACGCCATGGCCGAGTTAAAG GTGCGTTGGGACCTAGACAACAGTGTGATGTTGGACACTATGATCACTGAGCTGAGAGATGAGGTGAAGAAGAGGATCCAGATGAGCATTGATCGTGAACTGAGGAAGATTCGGGGACGGGCAGGCC GGCCGCGACCCCCTGACATGTCCCGGGAGTCAACCATAACAGACCAGAGGAGGCGGAGGTTGAAG GTCATGAAGGTCCAGTCGGTAAACGAGAGTGATGGAGAGCAGGGTTCAGGCGATGTTAGCGACCAGCGCAGTGAGGACGAGTACTGTCCCTGCGACGCCTGCATACAGAAAAAGGCGGAGGACAAGGCAATCAAAATGGAGGCTGTGGTTGCCAAGGCGCCGGTGATGATGGCGTTTGATCTGCGTAAGATCCTGCAGATGAAGAAAGACCCAGAGTCTCCAGCGCCCCCTAGCCCCACGGAGGGGAAGAATAATGACAaactggaagaggaggaggaggaggaacaggttGGGAATCTAGAGGTGGTACACGAagacgaggaagaggaggagacaaaGGAGGATATTATACCAACTGTTATAGAGGAAGATATCTCTgagaaggaagaggaaggagtgactgggggagaggagggagaggaggagggacaggagagtcACGGAGCTGAGTCTCGGAtgggtgaagtagaggaggaaaTAGCTGAGGAGATAGGGGCTGAAGAacaggaggaggatggagtggtAGAGGGaactgaggatgaggaggaggaggcaggggaAGGAGAGACGGGGTGTGAAAGTGCAGGAGAAGATGGTGTGGAGGGGgcggagactggagagggggaggagttagtagaaggggaggaggaagaagcaGGGGAAGCTGAAGCAGGAGATCAGGAAAAAGCTGGTGGAGATGAAGCAGGAGATCAGGAGGAAGCTGCAGGAGATGAAGAGACCGGAGTAgcgggagagacagggggagagggagagacagggggagagggagagacagggggagagggagagacagggggagaggaggagaccggAGTAgcgggagagacagggggagagggagaaacaggaggagaggaggagaccggAGTAgcgggagagacagggggagagggagagacaggaggagaggaggagaccggAGTAgcgggagagacagggggagagggagagacaggaggagaggaggagaccggAGTAgcgggagagacagggggagagggagaaacaggaggagagggagagacagggggagagggagaaacaggaggagagggagagacagggggagagggagagacagggggagagggagaaacaggaggagaggaggaggtgcagTTGAATGCTGTGGCGGAATTTAATCCTGAAAACGAGGAGGGTGAGGAGACGGAGGGAAATAAAGAAATCGCTCTGATCCACCAGATGACCAGAACCTCTGTGGAGTCCCAGCAAGGATCAATGGAGAACACAGACCCGGAGCCCAGGGCATCAGACCCAGTTTCACAAATGTGCTCCTTAACCCTGATAGAGCCCAATGAAACTGTCTCTGATGGACACCAGATGGCATCTGCGGGGGAAGGGTCAGGGGGGAAAGGCCAGAGGAGGAGCCGATCTCCAGCCAGAACCAAACGCAGGAAACCAAAAGAGAACGACATAGAACTGGACGTCCTAGATCTGTAA